GGacgatgaacaggtgggttgattGTAGACTGACTGTTGCAATCAGGATTTGGACCTATGGGTTTGACTTTGGGTGCCTTGTGAATGCCTTATGGTCAGTAACACTGATTGCTGCACCATGGAGGTCcatatatcattttgtttttgaTTATCTGATTGGAAATATTTTGGGTCCTTCGGCTTGGCATGTACAGATGAGCCAGAAATATGCTATGATGCTAGTTACAGTACTTGATATGCATATTTTTGAAAACGAGGGTAAATGTTTGTCATATAGTAGGATCATGTAGAACATATAAAACATAAAACAggaaaaaatcatgataaaagaaATGCCAGTTATATGCAATGAGGCCAGTTACATACCACTgtcatacattatacacataaTGCATATGAAAATCCCAAGAGGATAAGATTATATTATTTGATTTTATAGTAAATGCATATGAAAACCAGAAAACTAATAGATATCTAGATATGGGGAACTTGTCCAGGCTGTTGAAGTGTTTACCACAGTAGCCAGTCTCAGGAACATTCCATATTTTGGGTTGCTGGGTTTAGAATCATTTACATATGTAGCTTTTTCTTTCAGGATCAGCATGGCAAATTTGGACTTATCAGGAGTGAGTGAACAAATCCAGGCTGAAGTACAAATCAAACAGTTTCGTGATTTTCTCATACAATATAACAAACTTAGTGAAAGTTGTTTTAATGACTGTGTTTGGGACTTCACATCTCGAAGTATTCGTTCAAATGAGGAGAACTGTGTTCAGAATTGTGTTGAAAAATATACAAAGGTAAGAGTATGTATAATTTTGTATTTTTATCACTCATGAAGAATGAATGAAAtcatgttttatttcatttgaaTAAGTTGTCAGCTTTAAGGAATTACCCTGAAGTCATAGTTTCATGAGGTGCTCGATTTCCTCTTGTTATAGATAATTTAATGCGTAACATTTTGGAAATTGATATCTAGACACCTTTATGAATCCTTTCAGACTACCTTGTTATGTTCCAGTTTTACAGCTCCAAATctgtattttctatttttcagttTTGTATTTTAAATTCCATGGTAGTTTTCTTCATTAATATTCACAATCATTCAAAATGATAGGAGAACTGTGACTTGCTGACACATTACCAGTAATAACAAAAAGCAGTTCTTCATTAACTTGTGTCTCCCTTTGTTTCTTGTGTAGAAACCTTTATTTGCAATTTCATTACCTGTAAAAagggcagtatttttttttttgagtggctGACATGCCTTGGGCAAAACAATCATGGCCATCTTGCATGAAAGGAATATAGGGTACAAAAAAgaatatacttttttattattaccccagaaccaatttctatgaaagagtcttggtgttacctagaACCTTATAGAGGCTTCTGCTGCTCAGGATTGCACTACTTTCAGAAACATACaattgtagactcctttggagactgtactcccaatgatgcaCCCTTGAAAGAAGTGACATTTTTCTTACAGTTTAAACTCAAGCAGGCAAAATCTGGTAATgccaagaaaaagaatgaaaaaattaatcAAGAGTCACTTAGGTGTTTGTAGATTTGACTTAAAGTTTGTAAGGTTATcggaagagggagagatgaaatAAGGAAGAGAGTTCCATATCTCTGCTGTTTGAGGGGAGGTGATATCATTAGCAACAATCCTTGTTTGGGTGGTTTCCCCTTAGAAACtaaaggaagcagcagccaggtgtGTGTTATGGGTCTAATCCATGGTTTGAGGGACACATTCAAATAACCATGAATGTCAAGGGCAGCAATATACTGCACAATTAAGTAGAAAAGGTAACCACACACtgagagtcagacagacagatcaAATAGATACCCAGTAGCTGTTGAAGGAAATGATAAAAATGTTTTATTGATCTTAATAAGAAAGTGAAATTATGAATGACAGCTAACTGATAAACATGCCACAATAGTACAGGGTAAAACTGACTTTTACTCGGGtcattgaccttttttttttcttttcttcttactttttcagtaaaaggaggagaaagggggcCCAGAGAATATTTCccctcaaggctcagtcctctgtccttaaggctaccttgcaaatgcgggaaatggcgaatatgtatgaaaaaaatattatttatcttttattatacttaatcactgtttcccacgtcagcaagttAGCATCAGAAAACAGattaagaatggcccatccactcatatacacaaatatatacataaatgcccatacatgcacatatacatatcaacatatacatatgcatacaaagacatacatatacacacacatgtacatattaatacttgcttgccttcatccatttctagcGCTACcgtgctccacaggaaacagcatcactaccccctgcttcagcgaggtagcaccaggaaaacagacaaaaaagtccactttcgttcacactcagtctctagctttcatgtgtaatgcaccgaaaccacagctccctatccacatccaatatATTGCACAATAAAGTTTCTAGAGAAGTAGATTGAGCATTTTATGTGATATCAAGTTTTTTATCAAATGATTTCTGTTCTCATTCTGAAAAGTAATGTTCTGTTCTCATTCTGAAAGGTAACGCAGCGTATCTCGGAGAGGTTTCAAGAACTGCAGATGCTAGTGAATGAGAATGCTTCAGCAGCTGCACAGAAACTTGGGAAGATTCCTGGTGTGTAAAAATAGTAGTTTTATAGTTGATGATAATGCTGTTTTGATTATTTTGTATGCGTAGTGGTATTGTTTTTTACTCATAATATGTAAAGTTTTAGAAATAATGTTTCTGGTAGATGTGGGAACCCATACAGTTGCAAATGCTAAATAATGCCATTTTATcatgttgctttgaagaaagttggTTTTCTTTTCAATTTGTTGTAGTTAGAATATCTTGTAACATATAGTTGATGAAAAACATGATCTGTTGCATTGAATTATCTGATGAAGTGGTTTGTTCAGGTGCATTGATATCTGGGCAGTAAAAGAAGTCAGGTGTTTGGGCAGGTAATTTCATTTATTGTATGACAAAAGTGGATTTATTGAGTAGTGCGGATATAGAAATAAAATTAATGGGAGTATGTGGAAAAGTAATGCATATGGTAAATTTTAAGGACGTTGGCATTCAGGAAATAACTATTGTTAAAGTTGTACAGGTTGTTAGATTTATACAGTATATAAGTACACAAGAACTCAGTCATGGAATCCATTTCTCATGATTTGCAGAGGAATGACTATGATCAAAAGTATTAATGAGTTCCATTTTCATTGAATAAATATGGTGATAATGTAGCAGTTGTTTCAAATCTTGGttgaaaaaatttcatttttcaaaTTGGTGTCCCTGAATATCATTAAAGTCATTATTTACCTCAATGTAATGACTTAATTTAGTTCTCTTAATTTACTTATCCTTGAGAAAGATTCATAACTTCATCTTACAACCTAGGACCCCTTTttacggggctcctgcagctttcaaGTTGCACTCCACATAAGAGTGAGGAAATGAttcactccacacaggagcaaggAAATGATTGTCTCCCATAGGGTGGAAAGATCCATGGTGAGGATTACTCCATTCCATTATATGTTGCCAGTTATGCAGCATTCCTGAAGATGACTTCTTGTTCAGGGTGTAACAACTTGCAAGGGTGTCAGCTAACACCAATCATT
This Panulirus ornatus isolate Po-2019 chromosome 37, ASM3632096v1, whole genome shotgun sequence DNA region includes the following protein-coding sequences:
- the Tim9a gene encoding mitochondrial import inner membrane translocase subunit Tim9 yields the protein MANLDLSGVSEQIQAEVQIKQFRDFLIQYNKLSESCFNDCVWDFTSRSIRSNEENCVQNCVEKYTKVTQRISERFQELQMLVNENASAAAQKLGKIPGV